From the genome of Candidatus Cloacimonadota bacterium, one region includes:
- the rbfA gene encoding 30S ribosome-binding factor RbfA has protein sequence MSYRMARLEKEILRILNNALVNKINDQRLQWVTITEVELTPDLQLAKIYFSKLNDEKDDTEYLPILTKASGFLKKEIAAAHILRRIPEIRFFYDDTGNRARKIESLLDKLSDEDKK, from the coding sequence ATGAGTTACCGAATGGCTCGTCTGGAAAAAGAGATTTTAAGAATACTCAATAACGCATTAGTAAACAAGATCAATGATCAAAGGTTGCAATGGGTGACAATAACGGAAGTTGAACTTACCCCAGATCTGCAACTTGCCAAGATCTATTTCTCTAAGCTCAATGACGAAAAGGATGACACTGAATATTTGCCAATCTTGACTAAAGCATCAGGATTTCTCAAAAAAGAGATTGCTGCTGCTCATATACTAAGACGAATACCGGAAATTAGGTTCTTCTATGACGATACAGGAAACAGAGCCAGAAAAATTGAATCTCTATTAGATAAACTTTCAGATGAAGATAAGAAATAG
- the infB gene encoding translation initiation factor IF-2, with amino-acid sequence MGIRVHELAKELKISTSALKTHLKHLNIDAKSPFTQLEDDVVEKIRGIFKTEHDNMKRMEEEKRRIHDLKKKQRQQEQEAEEKRKEELEAVRKLEESKKKTPVFVEMPISKQKEGEETPVKDDKRTKARTPREKTPRERSSDKEKPGVKPTTRKPITKGKPQVGEKKLPDIPTPLDDVEAKKLAKAKKTEKKELEEKAKHLQAKIKYSKKGKGKAKLEPTEIEEAEISRSIKQTLAKQKKKKYKKDDKKGTEEELSNNQNLVVNEYTSVNELAKMMDIAPTEIIANFFNMGKIVTINQRLDKESLEMICDEFDFNVTFAEEYGTDIIEEATVKHKDAKENPRPPIVTIMGHVDHGKTSILDYIRSTNVIAGEAGGITQHIGAYQVDYKDHKITFIDTPGHEAFTAMRARGAHLTDIAVIVVAANDGVKPQTVEAIDHAKASGVDIVVAINKVDLKTANVDKTITGLSKQNVFLEGYGGNTLWTTCSALTGEGIDNLLEAILLAAEMKELKAKYDIPGSGIVIEAEKDSRIGSLVTILLKEGKIRKGDAVVCGATYGKIRKMENERGQEMKEIGPSDVALIYGLSNVPKAGDIINKVASEKIARQISLERKQIRHERERYIGRTNLDNLYEKIKLKEMNDLKIIVKADTDGSLEAFCDSLQKLSNEEVLVNIIHKGVGSIVEADINLAAASNAIILGFQVRTETKAKKMSEDMGIEIRTYQIIYDGINDIQLALEGLTEPEFEEKFIGSAIVKEVFRIKGVGSIAGCAVDKGYIKNDSIIRLYRNNGLIHEGKISSLKHFANDVEEVRAGSECGIGIQNYNDIKEGDVIEAYQSEEVKKGTAAEKKSKVK; translated from the coding sequence TTGGGTATCAGAGTTCATGAATTAGCGAAAGAGTTGAAAATTTCAACATCAGCGCTAAAGACACATCTTAAACATCTTAATATTGATGCTAAGTCGCCCTTTACACAATTGGAAGATGATGTAGTAGAAAAAATCAGAGGTATTTTCAAAACAGAACATGACAATATGAAGCGCATGGAAGAAGAGAAGCGCCGTATTCATGATCTTAAAAAGAAGCAGAGACAACAAGAACAAGAAGCAGAAGAGAAAAGGAAAGAAGAGTTAGAAGCTGTAAGAAAACTCGAAGAAAGCAAGAAAAAAACCCCTGTTTTTGTTGAAATGCCGATTAGCAAACAGAAAGAAGGCGAAGAAACTCCAGTCAAAGATGATAAAAGAACGAAAGCAAGAACCCCAAGAGAAAAAACTCCAAGAGAAAGAAGCTCAGACAAAGAGAAACCAGGGGTTAAACCAACAACAAGAAAGCCCATTACCAAGGGAAAACCACAAGTCGGAGAGAAAAAGCTACCGGATATTCCGACTCCTTTAGATGATGTAGAAGCCAAAAAATTAGCTAAAGCCAAAAAGACAGAAAAGAAAGAGCTGGAAGAGAAAGCTAAACATCTGCAAGCAAAGATTAAATATAGTAAAAAAGGAAAAGGAAAAGCTAAACTTGAACCAACAGAGATCGAAGAAGCAGAAATCAGTCGCTCTATAAAACAGACTTTAGCTAAGCAAAAGAAGAAAAAATATAAGAAAGATGATAAGAAAGGGACAGAAGAAGAGCTATCCAATAATCAGAATCTCGTGGTCAATGAATACACATCAGTGAATGAGCTGGCTAAGATGATGGATATAGCGCCGACAGAAATAATAGCTAACTTCTTTAATATGGGGAAGATAGTAACTATTAATCAACGGCTCGATAAAGAATCTTTGGAGATGATATGTGATGAATTTGATTTCAATGTTACCTTTGCTGAAGAATATGGAACAGATATCATTGAAGAGGCGACGGTAAAACATAAAGATGCCAAAGAGAATCCACGACCACCAATAGTTACTATAATGGGGCATGTAGATCATGGTAAGACTTCAATACTAGACTATATCCGTTCTACTAATGTTATTGCCGGTGAAGCGGGTGGTATAACCCAACACATTGGAGCTTATCAGGTTGATTATAAAGATCATAAGATCACCTTCATTGATACACCGGGTCATGAGGCATTTACAGCAATGCGTGCTCGCGGAGCTCATTTGACTGATATCGCTGTGATAGTCGTTGCGGCAAATGACGGAGTTAAACCCCAGACAGTAGAAGCTATCGATCATGCCAAGGCATCCGGAGTTGATATAGTTGTAGCAATCAATAAAGTAGATCTGAAAACTGCCAATGTAGATAAAACCATAACGGGACTATCTAAACAGAATGTGTTTTTAGAGGGTTATGGAGGGAATACTCTCTGGACTACCTGTTCTGCTTTAACCGGAGAAGGAATAGATAACCTCTTGGAAGCTATTTTGCTCGCAGCTGAGATGAAAGAATTAAAAGCCAAATACGATATTCCCGGAAGTGGTATTGTTATCGAAGCTGAAAAAGATAGTCGAATCGGTTCGCTCGTAACGATTCTCTTGAAGGAAGGGAAAATAAGAAAGGGTGATGCTGTAGTCTGCGGTGCTACATATGGTAAGATCAGGAAAATGGAGAATGAGAGGGGTCAGGAGATGAAAGAGATCGGACCCTCTGACGTAGCATTGATCTATGGATTGAGCAATGTACCCAAAGCCGGCGATATTATCAATAAAGTAGCCAGCGAGAAAATTGCCAGACAGATCAGTTTGGAGAGAAAGCAAATCCGACATGAACGCGAGAGATATATCGGAAGAACCAATCTTGATAATCTATATGAGAAGATCAAACTGAAAGAGATGAACGATCTAAAAATTATCGTTAAGGCAGATACCGATGGTTCATTAGAAGCTTTTTGTGATTCCTTGCAAAAACTCTCTAATGAAGAGGTTTTGGTTAATATTATACACAAAGGAGTCGGTAGTATAGTAGAAGCCGATATCAATCTTGCTGCTGCCTCAAATGCAATTATTCTCGGTTTTCAGGTTCGTACTGAGACAAAAGCTAAAAAGATGTCAGAAGATATGGGAATTGAGATCAGAACCTATCAGATCATCTATGATGGCATTAACGATATTCAATTAGCTCTTGAAGGATTAACTGAACCGGAGTTTGAAGAGAAATTTATTGGTTCTGCTATTGTTAAAGAGGTCTTCAGAATAAAAGGGGTTGGCAGTATTGCTGGCTGTGCCGTTGATAAAGGATATATAAAGAATGATAGTATTATTAGATTGTATAGAAACAATGGCTTGATCCATGAAGGGAAAATTAGTTCTCTTAAACATTTTGCTAATGATGTAGAAGAAGTTCGTGCCGGCAGTGAGTGTGGTATTGGTATCCAGAATTACAATGATATTAAAGAGGGCGATGTAATCGAAGCATATCAAAGTGAAGAAGTAAAAAAGGGAACTGCTGCTGAGAAAAAATCAAAGGTAAAATAG
- a CDS encoding IS256 family transposase: MAQSKKRRTGIEETVKLIQQTDSGELLRVLEFGIKEIIEAELSALLGAGPYERSENRVTHRDGVRSRRNVLSTGLGPVEIGIPKLRRGSFYPSILDQYKRIDRALISIITEAYINGVSTRKMNKIFSELGLSGIDRSLVSRCASRMDSEIEAWKNRVLEKHYAYIWLDAIYTKIRLENRVVSTAVLIALGVRSDGYRDVLGLHLGNRESRTNWKEFLQSLKSRGLERCELWIGDEHDGLVKSIEECFPGQLRQRCMVHWMRNAGNKVAKSDLVWLLPLLKDVVGSKTRGAFDIAWQNLIGSVESKEKERLLDWLDSTFHEITAYLSFPPEHWSRIKSTNILERLNGEIRRRERCIRIFPDENSCIRLLGAILEDYSEEWTSNRVYFTRPLDKIEEHRLEMITVKPETGVMLKTCSA; the protein is encoded by the coding sequence ATGGCTCAATCAAAAAAGAGAAGAACAGGGATTGAAGAAACCGTCAAGTTAATTCAACAGACGGATTCCGGAGAGTTATTGAGAGTATTGGAATTTGGTATTAAAGAGATAATCGAGGCTGAATTGAGTGCACTATTAGGGGCAGGACCTTATGAACGATCAGAGAATCGGGTTACTCATCGTGATGGAGTGCGTAGTAGGCGTAATGTCCTTTCCACCGGATTAGGACCTGTAGAGATCGGCATACCTAAATTACGCCGGGGAAGTTTTTATCCTTCCATATTAGATCAATACAAGCGTATTGATCGAGCACTTATCAGTATCATTACAGAAGCCTATATCAATGGGGTATCAACCCGTAAGATGAACAAGATATTTTCAGAATTGGGACTTAGCGGTATTGATCGTAGTTTGGTTAGTCGTTGTGCTTCCAGAATGGATAGTGAAATAGAAGCCTGGAAAAATAGGGTTCTGGAGAAGCATTATGCCTATATCTGGCTTGATGCAATTTACACTAAGATCAGACTTGAGAACAGAGTAGTCTCGACAGCAGTACTAATAGCACTCGGGGTTAGATCTGACGGTTATCGAGATGTGCTGGGTTTACATCTGGGAAATCGAGAGAGCAGGACAAACTGGAAAGAGTTTTTGCAGTCATTGAAGAGTCGGGGTCTGGAGCGTTGTGAACTATGGATCGGTGATGAGCACGACGGTCTGGTGAAATCAATAGAAGAGTGTTTCCCTGGCCAGCTTAGACAGAGATGTATGGTTCACTGGATGCGTAATGCCGGGAATAAGGTAGCAAAAAGCGATTTGGTTTGGCTTTTACCCTTATTGAAAGATGTAGTAGGCTCCAAGACCAGGGGAGCTTTTGATATAGCGTGGCAAAATCTGATAGGGAGTGTTGAGAGTAAGGAGAAAGAGAGATTACTTGATTGGCTGGATAGTACATTTCATGAGATCACAGCTTATCTTTCTTTTCCACCAGAACATTGGAGCAGAATCAAGAGTACTAATATCCTTGAAAGGTTGAATGGAGAGATCAGGCGCAGGGAACGTTGTATCCGGATCTTTCCCGATGAGAATAGTTGTATAAGATTGTTGGGAGCAATATTAGAGGATTATTCGGAAGAGTGGACGAGTAACAGAGTCTATTTCACCAGGCCACTGGATAAGATAGAAGAGCATAGATTAGAGATGATAACGGTCAAACCAGAGACCGGGGTAATGTTAAAGACCTGCTCTGCTTAG
- a CDS encoding heavy metal translocating P-type ATPase — translation MQKYIFLMNNLTCAGCASEIERALRSKDWVTGLTLDFLGRELTLFVNRKFEEQELLTLIDQIIKKIEPEVETVIISHKEKEYRFRDSLIASLKTGEILFSLLGLLIFVSAILVQIPALKITGYLVSYLIIGREVIKGAIRKLWSRYLFNEHLLMTIATLGAIFIGEYMEAVAVMLFYQIGRYFESKIVEYSQHSIEQLQKLKPEYANLIKDNQTVRVLPEQVEVNELIIVKPGERVPLDGIIMEGFSNINNALLTGESFPETVKKGTMIKAGAINLDSSLTIKVTSKYDSSTISHIVDLIRSAKSRKAKTERFISRFAQVYTPVVLALAMLIALIPPFVLSSGSFTDWFYRALIFLVISCPCALVISVPLSFFGGLAVLVKNGVLVKGGIYIENLAKTKTIVLDKTGTLTLGKIAVTKINPVPGTEQRELLYNAYLAESHSNHPIALAVFAEFHRLFSNHDQVDINQVNDYNFSEVPGLGVKVSSNDLSILVGRLGFLKSEGILIPNEITDNDDNKTMIGVAKNNMFLGTIHFADSLRNKIPEMIDKLKRWGIKRIIMLTGDREDIATALATSLGIREYYANLLPEDKLRFMDTLKNEEKGKVLFIGDGINDAPAMALADTGIAMGGIGSSVAIESSDVVLQTDEIERLPNILEIAHKTLNNARQNIVIALGIKGIFLLLGSLGLITIWGAVFADVGVTILAVMNSLRLLKYRRNYRS, via the coding sequence ATGCAGAAATACATCTTTTTGATGAATAATCTTACATGCGCCGGTTGTGCTTCAGAAATAGAACGAGCGTTACGATCAAAGGACTGGGTAACAGGTCTTACTCTTGATTTTTTAGGCAGAGAATTAACTCTTTTTGTAAATCGCAAGTTCGAAGAACAAGAATTATTGACCTTAATTGATCAAATCATCAAAAAAATAGAACCGGAAGTAGAGACAGTTATTATTTCTCATAAAGAGAAAGAGTATCGTTTTCGTGATAGTCTGATTGCCTCATTAAAAACTGGTGAAATACTATTTAGTCTCCTTGGTTTGTTGATCTTTGTCAGTGCAATTCTTGTTCAGATACCGGCATTGAAGATCACCGGTTATTTAGTTAGTTATCTGATCATCGGTCGGGAAGTTATCAAAGGTGCCATAAGAAAACTCTGGAGTCGCTATCTCTTTAATGAACATCTCTTGATGACTATTGCTACATTAGGTGCTATTTTTATCGGCGAATATATGGAAGCAGTAGCTGTCATGCTCTTTTATCAGATAGGCAGGTATTTCGAGAGTAAGATTGTGGAATATTCCCAACATTCAATAGAACAACTGCAGAAGCTAAAGCCAGAATATGCCAATCTCATTAAGGATAATCAGACTGTTAGAGTTCTTCCCGAACAGGTGGAAGTGAATGAATTGATCATTGTCAAACCGGGTGAAAGAGTTCCCCTTGATGGTATTATTATGGAAGGGTTTTCCAATATCAACAATGCTCTTTTAACAGGAGAATCATTTCCTGAGACTGTAAAAAAAGGTACTATGATCAAAGCCGGAGCCATTAATCTGGATAGCTCTTTAACCATTAAGGTAACCAGTAAATATGACTCTTCTACGATATCTCACATTGTTGACCTCATCCGTTCTGCAAAAAGCAGAAAAGCCAAAACAGAAAGGTTTATTTCACGCTTTGCGCAGGTCTATACTCCGGTAGTCCTTGCTTTGGCTATGTTGATTGCTCTGATCCCTCCCTTTGTTCTATCAAGCGGATCCTTTACAGACTGGTTCTATCGTGCCTTAATTTTCTTAGTTATATCTTGCCCCTGTGCTCTGGTGATTTCTGTACCTTTAAGTTTTTTTGGCGGTTTGGCTGTGCTGGTTAAAAATGGTGTGCTTGTTAAAGGGGGAATTTACATAGAGAATCTGGCTAAAACGAAAACCATCGTTCTCGATAAAACAGGAACATTGACCTTAGGAAAGATTGCTGTAACAAAAATTAATCCTGTACCCGGCACAGAACAAAGAGAGCTTCTTTACAATGCATATCTGGCAGAATCTCATTCCAACCATCCAATTGCCTTGGCTGTTTTTGCTGAATTTCATCGCTTATTTTCCAACCATGATCAAGTTGATATTAACCAGGTAAACGATTATAACTTTTCAGAAGTACCTGGTCTAGGGGTGAAGGTCAGTAGCAATGATCTTTCTATTCTGGTGGGAAGATTGGGATTTCTGAAAAGTGAAGGGATTCTTATACCAAATGAAATTACTGACAATGATGATAACAAGACTATGATAGGTGTTGCAAAAAACAATATGTTTCTTGGCACTATTCATTTTGCTGATTCTCTTAGGAACAAGATCCCGGAAATGATCGATAAACTTAAAAGATGGGGTATTAAGAGAATAATTATGCTGACTGGTGACAGAGAAGATATTGCAACTGCATTAGCAACCAGTTTAGGCATCAGGGAGTATTATGCTAACTTATTGCCGGAAGATAAGTTAAGATTTATGGATACGCTCAAAAATGAAGAAAAGGGGAAAGTGCTCTTTATTGGAGACGGAATAAATGACGCTCCAGCTATGGCTTTAGCTGATACGGGCATTGCTATGGGGGGTATCGGTTCATCTGTTGCCATAGAGTCTTCTGATGTTGTTTTACAAACAGATGAAATTGAGCGATTGCCTAATATTTTAGAAATTGCCCATAAAACGCTTAACAATGCCCGGCAAAATATTGTTATTGCTTTAGGCATCAAAGGGATCTTTCTCTTACTCGGCAGCTTGGGCTTGATAACTATCTGGGGTGCCGTTTTCGCTGATGTTGGTGTTACAATCCTCGCCGTTATGAACTCACTGCGGCTCTTAAAATATAGAAGGAACTATAGATCGTAA
- a CDS encoding DHH family phosphoesterase — protein sequence MKIISNVEELRSVLLSVFNKYDSIGLLTHKNPDGDGLSTCLVLQEILKDMDKQVKIILEEEALDSLDFLKAKEKTIIYNEQLAYPLVIIVDCHSRRRLGICAPLLDKAEMIIAIDHHEDNGANDVDYLYNNPYIVSAGAIIYQALKEEIIALSNNIREESAQAIYVTILNDTNNFTNSNTNAKVFELAAELTRLGIKPYEITRIFMLSKPANYYRFIGQALSTIETHIAGKVLFFHSTLKMLDDNGLHSDATSKVTNWVKKPIGVEVVVYFREIGENKYRLSLRSETIDVNLIAHKYNGGGHMNAAGCEITNNLEDIKATILHDIENQLVFD from the coding sequence ATGAAGATTATCAGTAATGTAGAGGAGTTGAGATCGGTTCTTCTATCTGTTTTCAATAAATATGATTCTATCGGACTCCTAACCCATAAAAATCCTGACGGAGACGGGTTAAGTACCTGTCTTGTACTGCAAGAAATACTCAAAGACATGGATAAACAGGTCAAGATAATACTGGAAGAAGAGGCACTTGACAGCTTAGATTTTCTCAAAGCTAAAGAGAAAACTATCATCTATAATGAACAATTAGCGTATCCACTAGTTATAATAGTTGATTGCCATAGTCGTCGTCGTCTGGGGATCTGTGCTCCTTTGCTTGATAAGGCGGAGATGATTATTGCTATTGACCATCATGAAGATAATGGAGCTAACGATGTTGACTATCTCTATAATAACCCATACATTGTTTCTGCAGGAGCTATAATCTATCAGGCATTAAAGGAAGAGATCATAGCCCTGTCCAATAACATAAGAGAAGAGTCTGCACAAGCTATCTATGTGACAATACTCAACGATACTAATAACTTCACTAATAGCAATACGAATGCTAAGGTTTTTGAATTAGCTGCTGAGTTGACCCGACTTGGGATAAAACCTTATGAGATCACCAGGATATTCATGCTGTCCAAACCGGCTAATTATTATCGCTTTATTGGTCAGGCATTATCAACAATAGAGACACATATTGCAGGGAAAGTACTATTTTTTCATTCGACACTAAAGATGTTAGATGACAACGGACTACACTCTGATGCAACAAGCAAGGTAACTAATTGGGTTAAAAAACCGATCGGGGTAGAAGTTGTTGTTTATTTCAGGGAGATCGGAGAAAACAAATACCGTCTTAGCTTAAGATCCGAAACTATCGATGTTAACCTCATTGCTCACAAGTATAATGGTGGTGGACATATGAATGCAGCTGGTTGTGAAATAACTAATAATTTAGAAGACATTAAAGCTACGATTCTTCATGATATTGAAAATCAGTTAGTATTTGATTAG
- the radA gene encoding DNA repair protein RadA produces the protein MMITYFCRECGYETTKWSGKCPICDTWDSFKESESVTGTSSKKKKPLDTNNNQSELLKDIILSQEERVLTGISEFDCVLGGGVINGMVCLIGGEPGIGKSTLMLQIADRIGHLGQKALYVTGEESKQQIKYRADRLGIDNDMLQLYCSNTAEHILEVLQREKPQIAIIDSIQSIGSYEQSGIPGSLAQVKEVTMLLTQFAKKNNIPIFIIGHITKEGLVAGPKMIEHIVDTVLYFEGDSNNQLKILKATKNRFGSTNEIGVFEMRENGLIEIVNPSRLFIQEDHLSAGSAIGCVLEGTRSFLIEVQALVTPAIYGNAQRIAMGIDHRKLALLLAIIEKKIALKVRERDIFVNLVGGLKVNDPALDLPFIAAIISSYENKQLPAQTIFIGEVGLNGEVRTVSQIDKRIKEAIKLGYESIVVPGKSKIESKKKKITKISFLEEIFPILFP, from the coding sequence GTGATGATAACTTATTTCTGCCGGGAATGTGGTTATGAGACCACTAAATGGAGCGGTAAATGCCCGATTTGCGATACTTGGGATAGCTTCAAAGAATCTGAAAGTGTAACAGGCACAAGTAGTAAAAAGAAAAAACCTCTTGATACCAACAATAATCAGAGCGAATTACTGAAAGACATTATCTTAAGTCAGGAAGAGAGGGTTTTGACAGGAATTTCTGAGTTTGATTGTGTACTTGGTGGTGGAGTTATCAATGGGATGGTCTGTTTAATTGGTGGCGAACCGGGTATTGGAAAATCTACTTTGATGCTGCAAATTGCTGACAGGATAGGGCATTTAGGTCAAAAAGCCCTTTATGTCACTGGTGAGGAGAGTAAACAACAGATAAAATATCGAGCCGATCGGCTTGGGATAGATAACGATATGTTGCAACTCTATTGTTCAAATACTGCTGAACATATTCTGGAAGTACTGCAACGAGAAAAACCTCAAATAGCTATTATTGATTCCATACAGTCTATCGGCAGTTATGAGCAATCGGGAATTCCGGGTAGCCTAGCTCAGGTTAAAGAAGTGACAATGCTCTTAACCCAATTCGCCAAAAAGAACAATATTCCTATCTTTATCATCGGACATATTACTAAAGAGGGTTTGGTTGCAGGACCAAAAATGATCGAACACATTGTCGATACGGTTCTCTATTTCGAAGGAGATAGTAATAACCAACTGAAAATTCTTAAAGCAACCAAAAACCGTTTTGGTTCTACAAATGAAATAGGTGTTTTTGAGATGCGGGAAAATGGACTGATAGAGATTGTCAATCCATCACGCCTCTTCATACAGGAGGATCATCTCTCTGCAGGTTCAGCAATTGGATGTGTTCTGGAAGGAACAAGATCATTTCTGATAGAAGTACAGGCATTGGTAACCCCTGCGATCTATGGAAATGCTCAAAGAATCGCAATGGGAATTGATCATCGGAAACTAGCTCTATTGTTGGCTATTATCGAAAAAAAAATCGCTCTCAAAGTTCGGGAAAGAGATATTTTTGTTAATCTCGTTGGTGGATTGAAAGTTAACGATCCTGCTCTGGATCTTCCCTTTATTGCTGCTATCATATCGAGTTATGAAAATAAACAGCTACCTGCACAAACAATTTTTATCGGGGAGGTTGGTCTTAATGGAGAAGTAAGAACTGTCTCCCAAATTGATAAACGGATCAAGGAAGCCATAAAACTCGGCTATGAAAGTATTGTTGTGCCTGGCAAAAGCAAAATAGAGAGTAAAAAGAAAAAGATTACTAAGATCTCCTTTCTGGAAGAAATCTTTCCTATCCTGTTTCCATAA
- a CDS encoding bifunctional riboflavin kinase/FAD synthetase, translated as MISLLDSHINLQYPIVTMGTFDGVHLGHQRLLKKVISQAKRMKGESVVITYYHHPKEILTDSLSTYLLTEKERKTSILKDLGIDHVVYLNFDQEMAQMKAEEFLRKILLEKIKMKEIVFGYDCHFGYKREGDYHFLKNNEKKYGYRAFLIKPVKIKGKIVSSSLIRNLIRVGEVGEAKKYLGRFYDLKATVTTGSGIGRKIGYPTLNLLPTDPYKLLPANGVYLGRALVNGKKFFCLTNIGYCPTLKELDEKTVETFLLDFDVQTKIERINVSFITRLRDEVKFPDKDSLVKAIRRDQQTAESLIRELRSESDLDIEVR; from the coding sequence ATGATTTCACTTTTAGATTCTCACATTAATCTTCAATATCCGATTGTAACGATGGGCACTTTTGACGGAGTACATCTTGGGCATCAGCGACTACTAAAAAAGGTGATTTCTCAAGCAAAAAGAATGAAGGGTGAGTCGGTTGTAATCACATATTATCACCACCCGAAGGAGATTTTAACCGATTCTTTGAGCACCTATCTGTTAACTGAAAAAGAGAGAAAGACCAGTATTCTTAAGGATTTAGGCATAGATCATGTAGTTTATCTGAATTTTGATCAAGAAATGGCTCAAATGAAAGCTGAAGAGTTTCTCAGGAAAATTTTGTTAGAAAAGATAAAGATGAAGGAGATCGTGTTTGGCTATGATTGTCATTTTGGCTATAAAAGAGAGGGTGATTATCATTTTCTGAAAAATAATGAGAAAAAATACGGATATCGAGCTTTTCTAATCAAACCTGTAAAGATCAAGGGAAAAATAGTCAGCAGCAGTTTAATAAGAAATCTTATCAGAGTCGGTGAAGTTGGGGAAGCAAAAAAATATCTCGGAAGATTCTATGATCTTAAGGCAACCGTTACAACCGGCTCCGGCATAGGTAGAAAAATCGGTTATCCTACTCTGAATCTACTTCCAACAGATCCCTATAAGCTATTACCTGCCAACGGAGTATATTTAGGGAGAGCTCTTGTTAATGGAAAAAAGTTTTTTTGTCTTACTAACATAGGTTATTGTCCGACTCTGAAAGAGCTTGACGAGAAAACGGTGGAAACTTTCTTACTCGATTTTGATGTACAAACGAAAATCGAGAGGATAAATGTGAGTTTTATTACTCGTTTGCGGGACGAAGTAAAATTTCCCGATAAAGATTCATTGGTAAAGGCAATCCGTCGAGACCAACAAACTGCAGAATCATTGATCAGAGAGCTCAGAAGTGAGTCCGATTTAGATATTGAGGTCAGATGA
- the truB gene encoding tRNA pseudouridine(55) synthase TruB: MNGMKTLSGFMLLDKPEEWTTFDLIRDLRKKSGIKKIGHTGTLDPFATGLVILTIGKITRLSSLLLGLDKDYLVEIELGLRKDTGDITGNTIETGEIPDLTEQKIREISKLILETTSQIPPNYSAVKVNGKRAYKLAREGKDFTLTEKTIQIHTFEICSVKEGIITYKTKVSKGTYIRALTETFAEMLGTIAYTRSLQRTKIGHLTVEDAISPLNISETNWQDYLKSVPQVLPSYQSIRLDSKQIIHFLHGQTITLQESGMTGEVLVYGLSENDLENCLGIGIIKDCVLHPQKVLV; encoded by the coding sequence ATGAACGGAATGAAAACTTTATCTGGATTTATGTTACTCGATAAACCGGAGGAATGGACAACTTTCGATCTGATAAGGGATTTACGAAAAAAGAGCGGAATCAAAAAAATCGGGCATACGGGTACATTAGATCCTTTTGCTACCGGGCTTGTCATCCTAACTATCGGTAAGATAACCCGTCTTAGTTCATTACTTCTTGGTCTCGACAAAGATTATCTGGTTGAGATAGAGCTCGGGTTAAGAAAGGATACGGGAGATATTACAGGTAATACAATAGAGACCGGAGAGATACCTGATCTGACTGAGCAAAAAATCAGAGAGATATCTAAACTTATCTTAGAGACAACTTCTCAAATACCACCAAATTATTCAGCTGTTAAAGTTAATGGTAAACGAGCTTATAAGCTGGCGAGAGAGGGTAAGGATTTTACCCTGACAGAAAAAACTATTCAGATCCATACTTTTGAGATCTGTTCAGTTAAAGAAGGAATCATAACCTATAAGACTAAAGTCAGTAAAGGAACATATATAAGAGCTTTAACAGAGACCTTTGCTGAAATGCTCGGTACAATTGCCTATACAAGATCGCTGCAACGAACAAAGATCGGACATCTAACGGTAGAAGATGCAATATCTCCGCTAAATATAAGTGAAACCAATTGGCAGGACTATTTGAAATCTGTACCTCAGGTTTTACCATCCTATCAGTCGATAAGGTTGGATAGTAAGCAAATTATTCACTTTTTACACGGGCAAACAATTACCCTTCAAGAGTCTGGTATGACAGGCGAAGTATTGGTCTACGGTTTATCAGAGAATGATCTTGAAAATTGTCTCGGGATAGGCATTATAAAAGATTGTGTGTTACATCCTCAAAAGGTTCTGGTATGA